A genomic stretch from Streptomyces sp. QL37 includes:
- a CDS encoding glycerophosphodiester phosphodiesterase, producing MTHARLPSRQPPIQVIAHRGASDDAPEHTLAAYRKAVEDGADALECDVRLTADGQLVCVHDRRVNRTSNGRGAVSALELADLAALDFGSWKDHEESPDWDPVPGELTSVLTLERLLELAHDVRAGGRPLQLAIETKHPTRWAGQVEERLLHLLKRFGLDAPPADGPSPVRVMSFSARSLYRVRAAAPTLPTVFLMQFVSPRLRDGRLPAGARIAGPGMRIVRNHPGYIERLHRAGHRVHVWTVNEPEDVELCVRLGVEAIITNRPKQVLSQLGRS from the coding sequence GTGACCCACGCACGCCTACCCTCACGACAGCCTCCCATCCAGGTCATCGCCCACCGCGGCGCCTCGGACGACGCCCCTGAGCACACCCTGGCCGCGTACCGGAAGGCCGTCGAGGACGGGGCGGACGCCTTGGAGTGCGATGTCCGTCTCACCGCGGACGGACAGCTCGTCTGTGTGCACGACCGCAGGGTGAACCGCACGTCGAACGGCCGGGGCGCCGTCTCCGCCCTGGAACTGGCCGATCTCGCCGCGCTCGACTTCGGCTCCTGGAAGGACCACGAGGAGTCCCCCGACTGGGACCCGGTGCCGGGTGAGCTCACGTCCGTACTCACGCTGGAACGGCTCCTGGAGCTGGCCCACGACGTCCGGGCCGGCGGCCGTCCGCTCCAGCTGGCGATCGAGACGAAGCACCCCACACGCTGGGCCGGACAGGTAGAGGAGCGGCTGCTCCATCTGCTCAAGCGCTTCGGCCTGGACGCCCCGCCGGCGGACGGGCCGTCCCCGGTACGCGTCATGAGCTTCTCCGCGCGGTCCCTTTACCGCGTCCGGGCGGCGGCACCCACCCTGCCCACCGTCTTCCTGATGCAGTTCGTCTCGCCGAGGCTGCGCGACGGGCGGCTCCCCGCGGGAGCCCGGATCGCCGGCCCGGGGATGCGGATCGTACGCAACCACCCCGGGTACATCGAACGGCTGCACAGGGCGGGACACCGGGTGCACGTGTGGACCGTGAACGAGCCGGAGGATGTCGAGCTCTGCGTACGCCTGGGGGTGGAGGCGATCATCACGAACCGCCCGAAACAGGTTCTTTCGCAACTTGGCCGCTCTTAA
- a CDS encoding trypsin-like peptidase domain-containing protein, whose protein sequence is MSTENEGNEGNAVPSVPSVPSAPPVPAAAPEGTPQGGPPAPEAPPAAPSDAPTAHIPAATHQGGAEPPAAGHEQHPYAPPSPQQPPAGSAAWPPPPPAIPSYADGGSPPAWGAPEASEPERPRKRRASGLVAAVAVAALVAGGVGGALGYWAADSNDSSSSSGSTTVAASNSPKDFKRDAGTVAGVAAGALPSVVTIDAQSGDGEGGTGTGFVYDKEGHILTNNHVVASAADSGQLSATFSNGKKYDAEVVGRAQGYDVAVLKLKNAPDGLTPLALGDSDKVAVGDSTIAIGAPFGLSNTVTTGIISAKNRPVASGDGSSNKNSYMSALQTDASINPGNSGGPLLDAGGAVIGINSAIQSTSGGGVGQSQAGSIGLGFAIPVNQAKNVAEQLIKTGQPVYPVIGATVTMEEKTGGAVISDEGAGGTPAVTPDGPAAQAGLKAGDVITKFNDTTVESGPTLIGEIWTHKPGDKVTLTYERDGKTSTAELTLGERKGDS, encoded by the coding sequence GTGAGCACCGAGAACGAGGGCAACGAGGGCAACGCGGTTCCGTCCGTACCGTCTGTTCCGTCCGCACCTCCCGTGCCGGCTGCCGCTCCTGAGGGCACCCCGCAGGGCGGTCCGCCCGCCCCGGAGGCCCCGCCTGCCGCTCCTTCGGACGCGCCGACGGCCCATATCCCGGCCGCGACGCACCAGGGAGGCGCCGAGCCGCCCGCAGCCGGGCACGAGCAGCACCCGTACGCGCCGCCGTCACCGCAGCAGCCCCCGGCCGGCTCGGCCGCCTGGCCGCCGCCCCCTCCCGCCATTCCCTCGTACGCCGACGGTGGCAGCCCCCCGGCGTGGGGAGCCCCGGAGGCCTCGGAGCCCGAGCGCCCGCGCAAGCGCCGTGCGAGCGGCCTGGTCGCCGCCGTGGCGGTGGCCGCACTGGTCGCCGGCGGCGTCGGCGGGGCCCTCGGCTACTGGGCCGCGGACAGCAACGACTCCAGCTCCTCCTCCGGCTCGACCACGGTCGCCGCCTCCAACAGCCCGAAGGACTTCAAGCGCGACGCGGGGACCGTCGCGGGCGTCGCGGCGGGCGCGCTGCCCAGCGTGGTCACCATCGACGCGCAGTCCGGCGACGGCGAGGGCGGGACGGGCACCGGCTTCGTGTACGACAAGGAGGGCCACATCCTCACGAACAACCACGTGGTGGCCTCCGCGGCGGACAGCGGCCAGCTGAGCGCGACGTTCTCCAACGGCAAGAAGTACGACGCCGAGGTGGTCGGCCGGGCCCAGGGCTACGACGTGGCCGTGCTCAAGCTGAAGAACGCCCCGGACGGACTGACCCCGCTCGCCCTGGGAGATTCCGACAAGGTCGCGGTGGGCGACTCCACCATCGCGATCGGCGCGCCCTTCGGCCTCTCCAACACGGTCACCACGGGCATCATCAGCGCGAAGAACCGCCCGGTGGCCTCCGGTGACGGTTCCAGCAACAAGAACTCGTACATGAGCGCCCTTCAGACGGACGCCTCGATCAACCCGGGCAACTCGGGCGGGCCGCTCCTGGACGCGGGTGGCGCGGTCATCGGCATCAACTCGGCCATCCAGTCCACCAGCGGCGGCGGTGTCGGCCAGTCCCAGGCGGGCTCCATCGGCCTCGGCTTCGCCATCCCGGTCAACCAGGCCAAGAACGTCGCCGAGCAGCTGATCAAGACGGGCCAGCCCGTCTACCCGGTGATCGGCGCGACGGTGACGATGGAGGAGAAGACCGGCGGCGCCGTCATCTCGGACGAGGGCGCCGGCGGCACCCCCGCCGTCACCCCGGACGGCCCGGCGGCCCAGGCGGGTCTGAAGGCCGGCGACGTGATCACCAAGTTCAACGACACGACGGTCGAGAGCGGCCCGACGCTGATCGGCGAGATCTGGACCCACAAGCCGGGCGACAAGGTCACGCTCACCTACGAGCGCGACGGCAAGACGTCCACGGCCGAACTCACCCTGGGCGAGCGCAAGGGCGACAGCTGA
- a CDS encoding GntR family transcriptional regulator produces MAVAYERIADELRQSIRTGEMGPGDRLPAESKLARTYGRSVPTIRDALRLLRDEGLIETHHGRGNFVRRPRAAVLRTNDRHQWEKRRARVPRAERLKTGATEYDTGLRLDDLGFQASYRDVPADGRLSEIFGVPVGEPLLERTYRTRHVVETAPLSLVTSYMVLGLIEKNADLLDESNEPWPGGTQNQLFTVGIELSRIEEHVTARPPTPEEAEELDLPPEASVLILRKTSFDTDDRAVEMSEVTLPGDRTEMLFTTLLERW; encoded by the coding sequence ATGGCAGTCGCATACGAGCGCATCGCGGATGAGCTCAGGCAGTCCATTCGCACAGGCGAAATGGGCCCCGGTGACCGCCTGCCCGCAGAGTCGAAGCTCGCCCGGACGTACGGGCGGAGCGTCCCCACGATCCGCGACGCGCTTCGCCTTCTGAGGGACGAGGGACTGATCGAGACGCACCACGGTCGTGGCAACTTCGTCCGCCGTCCCCGGGCCGCGGTGCTGCGCACCAACGACCGCCATCAGTGGGAGAAGAGGCGCGCCCGCGTGCCGCGGGCGGAACGCCTGAAGACGGGGGCGACCGAGTACGACACAGGACTGCGGCTCGACGATCTGGGCTTTCAGGCGTCCTACCGCGATGTGCCGGCGGACGGACGTCTGTCGGAGATCTTCGGCGTCCCCGTGGGAGAGCCGCTCCTGGAGCGGACCTATCGCACGCGCCATGTGGTCGAGACCGCGCCGCTCTCCTTGGTGACCTCCTACATGGTTCTGGGCCTGATCGAGAAGAACGCGGACCTCCTGGACGAGTCCAACGAACCGTGGCCGGGCGGCACCCAGAACCAACTCTTCACGGTGGGAATCGAGCTCAGCCGTATCGAGGAGCATGTGACGGCGCGGCCGCCCACGCCGGAGGAGGCGGAAGAGCTCGATCTGCCTCCAGAGGCCTCGGTCCTGATCCTCAGGAAGACCTCGTTCGACACCGATGACCGCGCTGTGGAGATGTCCGAGGTCACTCTGCCCGGCGACCGTACGGAAATGCTGTTCACCACGCTCCTGGAAAGGTGGTGA